The sequence AAGAGCAGATCATATCATTTTTAGCTAATAAAAAAGTGATAGACGCTAATCCGGTTTCAGGAAAGGAAGCAAGAGCAGGTACAATAGTATATATTAGAGATCCCGAAAAATCCCTTTTTAATTACTGCTTCAAGGCTATTTGGTCTGGAATGAAATCCAGTCTTACCAAAAGCTCTAAGGACAAAAAGAACACCTAAGTGATTCTTTCTATTCTTATTTATTTCAGCATAATATGAGAAGGAGCATGAGAAATTAGCTTTAGGGGCTTGTCTGCTTCATAAAGAGCAGAGCGGATTAGCGATAAGCTTCTTTCAACAGAAATCAAACATCTTCACTTTCCCGGTGAAAAAAATACATTCGATAATACTTGCAAATGGAATTGCTTTGCAAAAAATAGTTATTCTCTGGTTTGCAGAAGTCGCACAGCAGAAAAATCATGTCCCCTTTGCGGATGAATGTGAAACGCAGGTAAAACAACTCAAAGAAAACATTTCCTAACATGCCTGGGATGGGAAATGGTTTAAACGCGCTTGATTTTTAATACACCAACGTCTGGAAAGATTTTGTTGGGCGGGAAGGGCATTCAAATTTTTATCGTCCTGCAATGATTATTCGGACAACACTTTTACCTCAGCCTTGCGATGCAATTCACTTTTTCCTTCCACTGCCTTTTCATCTCCAAAAAATCTAAGGAGAATGCGGGCGGCAGGGATATTATTTTTTTCAAGCACATTTTTAACCGCCAATGCTCTTTTCTCTGAAAGCATCTTATTATAATCCGATTCGCCCCACCTATCTGCAAATCCCGTTACCAAAATCTTTGCTGTGTCAGATTGGGCAAGAAGTGATTGCGCAAATTCAGAGAGTTGCTTCCGGTAAGGTTCTTCTACAACATAAGAGTTTTTCTCAAAAAACACATTGACCGGTGCTAGCTCAAGTGTTTCTTTTTCTACTTCAACACGAGCAGTATCACGAATGATTTTTACAGGGGTTTTTTGTTGCAAAGAATCTCTTTCCGGTTCAAGCTGCTGTTTGCTTGTTTCCGGTTCTGCTATATAAATCGTGTTCGTTTTTTCCTGAACATCTTTTTCTGTAATCACCTGCTTTTCAATAACGGTATCAGTTTTCGATTCTACAGATGCTGGGGTTTGAACAGTATCGGACTTTTTTTCTACCTGCACTTCTTTATAGGGCGTTTCATCCTGAATTTGTTTCATTTTCACCTTTGCTGAATCATCAATCATCATTTCAGCTTCTTCAAAAATCAGCGCAGAGGTATCCGGTTCGCTTTTGTCTTTTTGAGGAATCTGCAACTCAATCGTATCCACTTTTAATTTCGGTATAAGCTTCATCGAATCTTTCGGTAATTTCATGGGCGTGATGACAGTATCAATCACCGTATGAATGACAGGTTGTTCTTTCAGAGAATCCTTTGCTGAAATGATTTTTCCAATTTCAATCACCGAGTCTTTACTTGTCAGCCTTATGTGTTTTGACAATGAATCAATGCGCAAATTCAATGATTTGATTTCATCCTGTAGTTTTTTTATTTCATGAACCGGTTGAGATTTTGAAGCATCGGGATAAGCGTTCCTTGATGGAGCGCGTGATTCCCGAAACAATTTAGGGTCCATCTGAAAATCCAATGACTCGTTTTCATTCACCAAAATGGAAATAATCGTATCATTCAAGAGGATGCGAACGCCTTTTTCTTTTGGCAGCACAGTTTCATGAACATCTATCTCCTCCAGTATATAAATAGTATCTTTTTTAATTCTTGCCGCAGTGTCCGCAATTTCTTTTTTGACAATATCTGTTTTCTTCAAACTATCGACTGATGGTTGAATTTTTTCTTCTTCACTCTCTGGTTTTTCGAGCGGTATCATTGCCCAACCTTTTTCCCCGGTATAAAAAGCAGGCGCTTTGTATTTTGCTTTTCTCATTCCGAAATTGAAGTGGGCTGAAAGGGTAATGAGGTAATAAAAATCATTCAGGTTATTCGTGCCAGAAACATTCGCGTCTAATTTGTCCGTGAAAGTGTAACGCATATCGCCCCGTAAGTCGAGGTTAAATCGGTCGGACAATCGCGCTTTCAGCCCAGCACCCGCGGGAATAAATCCTGTGCGCACCTCTTCGGTTGTGACAGCTTCAATATTATACCATCCAAAACCGCCACCGGCAAAAAGATAGGGCGAAAAAAGCGAGCGGGCGTGAAGTAGCTTTCCATTATCAAATTGATACACTAATCTGAGTGAAACGCTTTTAGCATCTGTTTCGAAATCGGGTTGCACCGCATCAATATCAGAAGCGGGAATGGAGAATTTTCCATGATCAGCCATTACGTTAATGCCGAATGATGGCGTGAAGTTGTATTGCAGGTCAACGCCATAGGGCAGGAAGACAGGCTTGGAAGTGAAGGGAACGATTGTTTTATCGCCAATATAATTCATGTAACCGAGATGGATGCCTAACCTCCATTTATACAAATCCTGTTGCGCATGAAGCGCAGACGAAAAAAGAAGAATGAAAATGAATGTAGTAAAATGCTTCATAATTAAAATCCCAGCCAAAGGTTCAACTCTATAGCAATACCGATATAAGGTCTGATATATACTTTTCCAAAATCAACTAATTTGTTACTGTCTGTACTTTGCAACACGACCGCACCTGCATTTAAGCGGACTACTTTCAAAGTCTTTATGCCTAAACCGAGATAATATGGTCGTTTGACCAAGGGGCCGGTAGCGCCCTTTCCGTCTCCGAAATCAAAATCCTGAATAAACACACCGGTTGAAATTGCCAGACGGTTGAGCCCCGTGCGTGAACTTCCGCGACCAAGCGGGAATGATAGTCCGAGCATTACTCCCGAACCATAGGTGAAATTGTCAACCCCTCCGTCATTATAGGCACCACCGTATCCCGCGTTAATAGCGAAGGTATATTTTTCATGCTCTGTGGGATAATCAATAATGGTTTTATTGTCGGTGATAATCATCAGGTAATCATCAATAAATTGCGTGATTTCCCTGGCTACAAGCAGTTTTACGCCCTCAATTTGTTTTCTTGCGTACGCCATGCGCGTAGCAGCTTTATTCATATCGCCTTCACCGTCATGCAGCGCGCGGCTCAGGTTTATATTTTCCAATTGCTGCAACTGACTGAGAATAATATCAGAGAAACCATTGAACCGAAAATTGTTTTTGTTATCGTAAAAAGATAATGAGGTCTCTACGATTTGGTCCATGTCCTTGATGAGTAGTTTGGGATTTTTCAGTAGCGTGATGCTTCTTTTTTTTACCTGAACGGATTGTTCTAGATATTGAAAAAGCACTTCTTCCAGCATGGCGTGAAGACTTTGACTCTGAGCATCAGATGCTGGTTGAAAATAATTGATGACGAAGGTGTATTCCGAACTCCCATTCAGTTTGTAATTGATGGGCAGCGTAAAAGTGTTTTGCAGATTGTTGTTCGGTCTTTTCCAGAGGGCGGTGTGAAGCGGGGCTTTATCCGTGTTCGAGGTTCTGTAAATTTTTAACTGCACCAT is a genomic window of Chitinophagales bacterium containing:
- a CDS encoding DUF6089 family protein, with product MKHFTTFIFILLFSSALHAQQDLYKWRLGIHLGYMNYIGDKTIVPFTSKPVFLPYGVDLQYNFTPSFGINVMADHGKFSIPASDIDAVQPDFETDAKSVSLRLVYQFDNGKLLHARSLFSPYLFAGGGFGWYNIEAVTTEEVRTGFIPAGAGLKARLSDRFNLDLRGDMRYTFTDKLDANVSGTNNLNDFYYLITLSAHFNFGMRKAKYKAPAFYTGEKGWAMIPLEKPESEEEKIQPSVDSLKKTDIVKKEIADTAARIKKDTIYILEEIDVHETVLPKEKGVRILLNDTIISILVNENESLDFQMDPKLFRESRAPSRNAYPDASKSQPVHEIKKLQDEIKSLNLRIDSLSKHIRLTSKDSVIEIGKIISAKDSLKEQPVIHTVIDTVITPMKLPKDSMKLIPKLKVDTIELQIPQKDKSEPDTSALIFEEAEMMIDDSAKVKMKQIQDETPYKEVQVEKKSDTVQTPASVESKTDTVIEKQVITEKDVQEKTNTIYIAEPETSKQQLEPERDSLQQKTPVKIIRDTARVEVEKETLELAPVNVFFEKNSYVVEEPYRKQLSEFAQSLLAQSDTAKILVTGFADRWGESDYNKMLSEKRALAVKNVLEKNNIPAARILLRFFGDEKAVEGKSELHRKAEVKVLSE